Proteins from a genomic interval of Thermotoga sp. Mc24:
- the flhA gene encoding flagellar biosynthesis protein FlhA, with protein sequence MKNVDIIVSLMIVAIVLLMVLPVPDRMLDFFQILNITLSMIILFSTMYIRNALELSSFPTLLLVVTLFRLGLNVASTRLILLEGPKFQGRVIRTFGDFVVKGDYVVGLIVFFILVIIQFIVITRGAERIAEVAARFTLDAMPGKQMSVDADLNSGLITEEEARKRREDIRREADFYGAMDGASKFVRGDAIASIIIVFINIIGGLLIGMLRHGMSLVEAAQEYVILTVGDGLAAQIPALLVSTATGIIVSRAASKENLGKDLVTELSRETKVLLLTGGVLIFLGIFTPIPFFSAILGGALILLAVYTSRAVPQEELAGPTPTERPSGPVLSTPEEVSEIIQSDTVEVEIGYGLIPLADPSQGGDLLDRITSIRKQLAFELGLVVSPIRVRDSVLLKPNEYSIKIRGSEVARYELVPNRLLAINPGTAKEKIPGIPTREPAFNLEAYWIEEWRKEEAQQKGYTVVDPPTVFATHLSEVLRRHADELLGFKELELLIEGLKEKFPKLVEDLIPDVLKPAEIKKILQRLLKEGVSIRNLPTIFETLLESAEKSKDIDYLVESVRKALRRQIASMIRSEDGKIHAIVLERDLEQKLLESLKELGEERELLLNPEVSRELMNKISNELGNLMKKGYQPVIVCSARIRPYFSRYIMRTIPGVYVISYDEIPDDYILQIEGVVKL encoded by the coding sequence TTGAAGAATGTAGATATAATCGTTTCTCTGATGATAGTTGCTATCGTCCTTTTAATGGTGCTGCCCGTACCGGACAGGATGCTGGATTTTTTCCAGATCCTGAACATAACCCTTTCCATGATCATACTGTTTTCTACCATGTACATAAGAAACGCCCTTGAACTCTCTTCATTTCCAACTCTGCTTCTTGTGGTGACCCTGTTCAGGCTCGGTCTCAACGTAGCTTCAACAAGGCTCATTCTCCTCGAGGGTCCAAAATTCCAGGGACGGGTTATAAGAACCTTCGGAGATTTCGTTGTAAAAGGAGATTATGTCGTTGGTCTCATCGTCTTTTTCATCCTCGTCATCATCCAGTTCATCGTCATCACCAGGGGTGCGGAGAGAATAGCAGAGGTGGCCGCAAGATTCACCCTCGACGCTATGCCCGGAAAACAGATGAGTGTGGATGCTGACCTGAACAGCGGATTGATAACCGAGGAAGAAGCGAGGAAAAGGAGAGAAGACATCAGGAGAGAAGCGGATTTCTATGGAGCCATGGACGGTGCAAGCAAATTCGTGAGAGGAGATGCCATAGCGAGTATTATCATCGTTTTTATAAACATAATCGGCGGACTTCTGATAGGTATGCTCAGACACGGGATGAGTCTTGTAGAGGCCGCTCAGGAATACGTGATCCTCACCGTGGGAGATGGCCTTGCGGCACAGATCCCGGCCCTTCTCGTTTCAACCGCCACCGGTATAATTGTCTCCAGGGCCGCATCCAAGGAAAATCTCGGAAAAGATCTCGTCACAGAACTTTCGAGAGAAACGAAAGTACTCCTCCTCACCGGTGGAGTGTTGATTTTCTTGGGCATTTTCACTCCCATACCGTTCTTCAGCGCCATACTTGGTGGAGCGTTGATACTTCTTGCGGTGTACACCTCCCGAGCCGTTCCTCAGGAGGAACTGGCGGGTCCTACTCCTACGGAAAGACCCAGTGGGCCAGTTCTCTCTACACCTGAAGAGGTTTCCGAGATCATACAGAGCGATACCGTTGAGGTGGAGATCGGCTACGGATTGATACCGCTCGCCGATCCATCACAGGGAGGAGACCTCCTCGATAGAATCACCTCCATCAGAAAACAGCTCGCATTCGAGCTGGGACTTGTCGTCTCTCCCATCAGAGTAAGGGACAGTGTGCTTTTGAAACCAAACGAATATTCCATAAAGATCCGCGGAAGCGAAGTTGCAAGGTACGAACTCGTACCAAACAGGCTCCTCGCCATAAATCCAGGAACTGCTAAGGAAAAGATTCCTGGTATTCCAACCAGAGAACCAGCGTTCAATTTGGAAGCATACTGGATAGAAGAGTGGAGAAAGGAAGAAGCCCAGCAAAAAGGTTACACGGTCGTGGATCCACCAACCGTGTTCGCCACACACCTTTCTGAAGTCCTGAGAAGACACGCCGATGAACTCCTCGGCTTCAAAGAGCTCGAACTTCTTATAGAAGGACTGAAGGAGAAGTTCCCGAAGCTGGTGGAAGACCTCATACCGGATGTTTTGAAGCCCGCTGAAATCAAAAAGATACTTCAAAGACTTCTAAAAGAGGGAGTATCCATTCGAAACCTTCCAACGATCTTTGAAACTCTACTTGAGAGTGCTGAGAAAAGTAAGGATATAGACTACCTCGTGGAAAGCGTAAGGAAAGCGCTGAGACGTCAAATAGCTTCGATGATCCGTTCCGAAGATGGGAAGATACACGCGATCGTTCTGGAGAGAGACCTCGAGCAGAAGCTCCTGGAATCGCTGAAAGAATTAGGAGAAGAAAGGGAGCTTCTTCTCAACCCTGAAGTTTCCAGAGAGTTGATGAACAAAATTTCAAACGAACTGGGAAATCTCATGAAAAAAGGTTATCAACCTGTTATCGTGTGTTCGGCAAGGATCAGACCTTACTTTTCCAGATACATAATGCGAACGATCCCGGGTGTTTATGTGATTTCCTACGATGAAATACCAGATGACTACATCCTTCAAATTGAAGGTGTGGTGAAATTATGA
- the flhF gene encoding flagellar biosynthesis protein FlhF codes for MKIKKYVAESIREAMIMIRRELGENAVILSSRRIKKGGFFGIGGRTYFEVTAAVEEEREKEENTSYRLQEILVKNRQISNDNIKGEFDEIKRTINEIKQMLVTEKRQTLPEGLSKILYGMEKQEILPEIRYKLIDFLRMKFGDLDPNSNETFKILSEQFANLVKTNAPDFKNAKVLFVGTTGVGKTTSLAKLAARFKIDEKKRVAILTLDTYRIAAAEQLKIYADIMDIPMKIAYTPKEAEYEMMALKDYDIVLVDTAGRSHQNDLQMSELRALSEAVKPDITFLVISMNYKLDDVKRIAERFSAVKPTHIILTKMDETSMYGTFINISEITGLPIAFVTNGQRVPDDIFEANSVELARIVAGEVLNHARSGGTSEKD; via the coding sequence ATGAAAATAAAAAAATACGTTGCTGAGAGCATCAGAGAAGCGATGATAATGATAAGGAGGGAACTGGGAGAAAACGCCGTTATTTTGAGTTCTCGAAGAATAAAAAAAGGGGGGTTCTTTGGAATAGGTGGAAGAACGTACTTTGAAGTGACAGCTGCGGTTGAGGAAGAAAGAGAAAAAGAGGAAAACACGAGCTACAGACTACAGGAAATACTCGTAAAGAATCGACAGATTTCGAACGATAATATCAAAGGGGAGTTCGATGAGATAAAACGGACGATAAACGAGATAAAGCAGATGCTTGTAACTGAAAAGAGGCAAACTCTACCAGAAGGGCTTTCAAAAATTCTTTACGGTATGGAGAAACAGGAAATTCTCCCGGAAATCAGATACAAACTGATAGATTTTCTGAGAATGAAGTTTGGAGATCTGGATCCGAATTCGAATGAGACTTTCAAGATTTTGTCGGAGCAATTCGCAAACCTTGTGAAGACAAATGCACCAGATTTCAAAAACGCAAAAGTACTCTTTGTGGGAACAACAGGTGTAGGGAAAACTACTTCACTCGCCAAACTTGCGGCTCGTTTCAAGATAGACGAAAAGAAAAGAGTCGCTATACTGACACTCGACACGTACCGGATAGCGGCAGCGGAACAGTTGAAAATATACGCAGATATCATGGACATTCCCATGAAGATCGCTTATACTCCAAAAGAAGCCGAGTACGAAATGATGGCTCTGAAGGATTACGACATCGTTCTTGTGGACACAGCCGGGAGAAGTCATCAAAACGATCTTCAAATGAGCGAACTCAGAGCACTTTCAGAAGCTGTAAAGCCAGATATCACTTTTCTGGTAATTTCTATGAACTACAAGCTCGATGACGTGAAAAGAATCGCTGAAAGGTTCTCCGCCGTGAAACCAACTCACATCATTCTCACCAAAATGGATGAAACATCGATGTACGGAACGTTCATAAACATATCAGAAATCACGGGACTTCCCATCGCATTCGTGACAAATGGGCAGAGAGTCCCCGATGATATATTCGAAGCGAATTCCGTGGAACTTGCCAGGATTGTCGCCGGTGAGGTGTTGAATCATGCCAGATCAGGCGGAACATCTGAGAAAGACTGA